The nucleotide sequence GGTGCTTGCGCTCTGTCAGCATATACGAACGGCCCATTGATGTTGACACATCAAGCATGTTGCCCGGGGCTGCGGCGACGGTCTCAGTGTGAGCAGGTAGCTTCCTGGTGTCAGCTTCTGATCAGCATCGCCCTGGCCAGCTACACCGGACTAACTCCGATCGTGAGGTCATCGGGGGAGTCGGTCTGGACGGGAGGCATTACCCGGTTGGGTTACCGGGCGCTGCGTCACGCTCTGGTGGAAGCATCAATCAACGCTGTCCGGAAATCACCGGAGTTGAACCGAATGCTTTGTCGCATTCTCTATCGCAGCAATGTTCAGAAGGCACAAGTGGCGGTGGCCCGAAAGCTGGCCGTCATCATCTATGCCATGCTCCGTCGCAGCGAACCGTTTCGTCTGGAGACAGCATAAACAGAGGACCAAGAGTCGGAATTGCAGATGAGCGGTCAGCCCGGAGGTTTGGGCTGGGTCGAGAAGAACCCGGGCTTTGTGAGTGGGCGGCCGCTCCTACGGAACAATATCGTGGGCCTTCACAGCGAAGAGCTCGAATAGGTGACCAGAACAATCCGACGGAAACACGCGCGTCCAAAGGACCAGAAAGAAGAAAGAAACCCTTGACCGCGGCCTTTTCATAGGTGTCCATCCTGTGACCACGGTTGACAAAAAGAGACACAACTAGACAAAACTAGACAAAAAGAAACAAAAAAACCTAAATCTATCCTGTTAAGCCAGTTACGGCCTATTTTACTGCATTCCAACAGGTTACACAAACACCCCACGGAGAATCCCTGCCTCTCCGCCAGATTGATTTGTACCCTCCCGCGATTCTAATCTACAATGCGTCGTACTGGTGAGGAGATTTCGAGCCTCTCGCCAACTGCCGGCGGTGTGTCAGTGAGGGGGTAGGCGGGGCGAAAGTCCACAAAACTCATCTTAATACTCCCGTGTTTGCCGTGCAATACCGAAGCGTCGCTTGACATGTCGTCGGGCACGACTTGCAATTGGTGAAGCGGTGGCACAGAGGAACACCGGCAAACCTGTTGACTTACGGGGGTGGTCGGCTATATTGAAGCAGGACGATAGCGCGGCCTCTGATTCCTCATCTTGCATTTGCCCCACAGGTCGTTAATTGCATCTAGCATTCGGCACACGGGAGGTACGC is from Acidobacteriota bacterium and encodes:
- a CDS encoding transposase produces the protein MLTHQACCPGLRRRSQCEQVASWCQLLISIALASYTGLTPIVRSSGESVWTGGITRLGYRALRHALVEASINAVRKSPELNRMLCRILYRSNVQKAQVAVARKLAVIIYAMLRRSEPFRLETA